In one Gracilinanus agilis isolate LMUSP501 chromosome 6, AgileGrace, whole genome shotgun sequence genomic region, the following are encoded:
- the SF1 gene encoding splicing factor 1 isoform X5, producing the protein MEQKTVIPGMPTVIPPGLTREQERAYIVQLQIEDLTRKLRTGDLGIPPNPEDRSPSPEPIYNSEGKRLNTREFRTRKKLEEERHNLITEMVALNPDFKPPADYKPPATRVSDKVMIPQDEYPEINFVGLLIGPRGNTLKNIEKECNAKIMIRGKGSVKEGKVGRKDGQMLPGEDEPLHALVTANTMENVKKAVEQIRNILKQGIETPEDQNDLRKMQLRELARLNGTLREDDNRILRPWQSSETRSITNTTVCTKCGGAGHIASDCKFQRPGDPQSAQDKARMDKEYLSLMAELGEAPVPASAGSASGPAATPLASAPRPAAPANNPPPPSLMSTTQSRPPWMNSGPSENRPYHGMHGGGPGGPGGGPHNFPHPLPSLTGGHGGHPMQHNPNGPPPPWMQPPPPPMNQGPHPPGHHGPPPMDQYLGSTPVGSGVYRLHQGKGMMPPPPMGMMPPPPPPSGQPPPPPSGPLPPWQQQQQQPPPPPPPSSSMASSTPLPWQQNTTTTTTSAGTGSIPPWQQQQAAAAASPGAPQMQGNPTMVPLPPGVQPPLPPGAPPPPPPPPPGSAGMMIRPRGGGPRHATEDFPRPLVTLPGRQPQQRPWWTGWFGKAA; encoded by the exons ATGGAACAGAAGACGGTGATTCCAGGAATGCCCACAGTCATCCCCCCTGGTCTGACTCGGGAACAGGAAAGAGCTTATATAG TGCAACTACAGATAGAAGACCTGACTCGCAAACTGCGCACAGGAGACCTGGGCATCCCCCCTAACCCTGAGGACAG GTCTCCTTCCCCTGAGCCCATTTATAATAGCGAGGGGAAGCGACTCAACACCAGGGAGTTTCGGACCCGGAAGAAGCTGGAGGAAGAAAGACACAACCTCATCACTGAGATGGTGGCACTCAACCCTGACTTCAAACCACCAGCAGATTACAA ACCTCCAGCAACCCGGGTAAGCGACAAGGTGATGATCCCGCAAGATGAATATCCAGAGATCAACTTTGTGGGGCTCCTGATTGGACCCAG GGGCAACACTTTGAAGAATATCGAGAAAGAGTGCAATGCCAAGATCATGATCCGGGGGAAAGGGTCAGTGAAGGAAGGCAAGGTTGGGCGCAAAGATGGACAGATGCTGCCAGGGGAGGATGAGCCCCTCCATGCCCTAGTAACTGCCAATACCATGGAGAATGTCAAAAAGGCAGTAGAGCAG ATTCGGAACATTCTGAAACAGGGCATTGAAACCCCAGAGGACCAGAACGACCTCCGGAAGATGCAGTTGCGGGAGTTAGCCCGCTTGAATGGCACTCTCCGGGAGGACGACAACAG GATTTTAAGACCGTGGCAGAGCTCTGAGACCCGCAGCATTACAAATACCACCGTCTGCACCAAATGTGGAGGGGCTGGCCACATTGCTTCTGACTGCAAATTCCAAAG gcCTGGTGACCCACAGTCAGCCCAGGACAAAGCCCGCATGGATAAAGAATATCTGTCCCTCATGGCGGAGTTGGGCGAAGCTCCCGTCCCGGCTTCTGCAGGCTCTGCCTCTGGGCCTGCTGCCACCCCCTTGGCCAGCGCGCCTCGACCTGCTGCCCCAGCCAACAACCCGCCACCGCCG TCTCTCATGTCCACCACCCAGAGCCGCCCGCCTTGGATGAACTCCGGCCCCTCGGAGAATCGTCCCTACCACGGAATGCACGGTGGAGGACCTGGTGGCCCCGGAGGTGGACCTCACAACTTTCCCCATCCACTGCCCAGCCTAACGGGTGGGCACGGCGGTCATCCTATGCAGCACAACCCTAATGGGCCCCCACCTCCCTGGATGCAGCCGCCACCACCACCGATGAACCAGGGGCCCCACCCACCTGGGCACCATGGCCCTCCTCCAATGG ATCAGTACCTGGGAAGTACGCCTGTGGGCTCTGGGGTCTATCGCCTACATCAAGGAAAAG GTATGATGCCGCCTCCGCCTATGGGCATgatgccgccgccgccgcctcccaGTGGGCagcccccaccccctccctctGGCCCTCTTCCCCcatggcagcagcagcagcagcagcctccGCCTCCCCCGCCGCCCAGCAGCAGTATGGCTTCCAGTACCCCCTTGCCATGGCAGCAAA ATACGACGACTACCACCACGAGCGCTGGCACAGGGTCCATCCCGCCATGGCAACAGCAGCAGGCGGCTGCCGCAGCTTCTCCAGGAGCCCCTCAGATGCAAGGCAACCCCACTATGGTGCCCCTGCCCCCCGGGGTCCAGCCGCCTCTGCCGCCCGGGGCCCCCCCccctccgccgccgccgccacctgGTTCCGCCGGCATGAT GATCCGTCCCCGCGGCGGTGGCCCGCGCCATGCGACTGAGGACTTTCCGCGCCCATTGGTGACCCTTCCGGGGAGACAGCCTCAGCAGCGCCCCTGGTGGACGGGATGGTTCGGCAAGGCAGCCTGA
- the SF1 gene encoding splicing factor 1 isoform X4, translating to MEQKTVIPGMPTVIPPGLTREQERAYIVQLQIEDLTRKLRTGDLGIPPNPEDRSPSPEPIYNSEGKRLNTREFRTRKKLEEERHNLITEMVALNPDFKPPADYKPPATRVSDKVMIPQDEYPEINFVGLLIGPRGNTLKNIEKECNAKIMIRGKGSVKEGKVGRKDGQMLPGEDEPLHALVTANTMENVKKAVEQIRNILKQGIETPEDQNDLRKMQLRELARLNGTLREDDNRILRPWQSSETRSITNTTVCTKCGGAGHIASDCKFQRPGDPQSAQDKARMDKEYLSLMAELGEAPVPASAGSASGPAATPLASAPRPAAPANNPPPPSLMSTTQSRPPWMNSGPSENRPYHGMHGGGPGGPGGGPHNFPHPLPSLTGGHGGHPMQHNPNGPPPPWMQPPPPPMNQGPHPPGHHGPPPMDQYLGSTPVGSGVYRLHQGKGMMPPPPMGMMPPPPPPSGQPPPPPSGPLPPWQQQQQQPPPPPPPSSSMASSTPLPWQQNTTTTTTSAGTGSIPPWQQQQAAAAASPGAPQMQGNPTMVPLPPGVQPPLPPGAPPPPPPPPPGSAGMMYAPPPPPPPPMDPSNFVTMMGMGVAGMPPFGMPPAPPPPPPQN from the exons ATGGAACAGAAGACGGTGATTCCAGGAATGCCCACAGTCATCCCCCCTGGTCTGACTCGGGAACAGGAAAGAGCTTATATAG TGCAACTACAGATAGAAGACCTGACTCGCAAACTGCGCACAGGAGACCTGGGCATCCCCCCTAACCCTGAGGACAG GTCTCCTTCCCCTGAGCCCATTTATAATAGCGAGGGGAAGCGACTCAACACCAGGGAGTTTCGGACCCGGAAGAAGCTGGAGGAAGAAAGACACAACCTCATCACTGAGATGGTGGCACTCAACCCTGACTTCAAACCACCAGCAGATTACAA ACCTCCAGCAACCCGGGTAAGCGACAAGGTGATGATCCCGCAAGATGAATATCCAGAGATCAACTTTGTGGGGCTCCTGATTGGACCCAG GGGCAACACTTTGAAGAATATCGAGAAAGAGTGCAATGCCAAGATCATGATCCGGGGGAAAGGGTCAGTGAAGGAAGGCAAGGTTGGGCGCAAAGATGGACAGATGCTGCCAGGGGAGGATGAGCCCCTCCATGCCCTAGTAACTGCCAATACCATGGAGAATGTCAAAAAGGCAGTAGAGCAG ATTCGGAACATTCTGAAACAGGGCATTGAAACCCCAGAGGACCAGAACGACCTCCGGAAGATGCAGTTGCGGGAGTTAGCCCGCTTGAATGGCACTCTCCGGGAGGACGACAACAG GATTTTAAGACCGTGGCAGAGCTCTGAGACCCGCAGCATTACAAATACCACCGTCTGCACCAAATGTGGAGGGGCTGGCCACATTGCTTCTGACTGCAAATTCCAAAG gcCTGGTGACCCACAGTCAGCCCAGGACAAAGCCCGCATGGATAAAGAATATCTGTCCCTCATGGCGGAGTTGGGCGAAGCTCCCGTCCCGGCTTCTGCAGGCTCTGCCTCTGGGCCTGCTGCCACCCCCTTGGCCAGCGCGCCTCGACCTGCTGCCCCAGCCAACAACCCGCCACCGCCG TCTCTCATGTCCACCACCCAGAGCCGCCCGCCTTGGATGAACTCCGGCCCCTCGGAGAATCGTCCCTACCACGGAATGCACGGTGGAGGACCTGGTGGCCCCGGAGGTGGACCTCACAACTTTCCCCATCCACTGCCCAGCCTAACGGGTGGGCACGGCGGTCATCCTATGCAGCACAACCCTAATGGGCCCCCACCTCCCTGGATGCAGCCGCCACCACCACCGATGAACCAGGGGCCCCACCCACCTGGGCACCATGGCCCTCCTCCAATGG ATCAGTACCTGGGAAGTACGCCTGTGGGCTCTGGGGTCTATCGCCTACATCAAGGAAAAG GTATGATGCCGCCTCCGCCTATGGGCATgatgccgccgccgccgcctcccaGTGGGCagcccccaccccctccctctGGCCCTCTTCCCCcatggcagcagcagcagcagcagcctccGCCTCCCCCGCCGCCCAGCAGCAGTATGGCTTCCAGTACCCCCTTGCCATGGCAGCAAA ATACGACGACTACCACCACGAGCGCTGGCACAGGGTCCATCCCGCCATGGCAACAGCAGCAGGCGGCTGCCGCAGCTTCTCCAGGAGCCCCTCAGATGCAAGGCAACCCCACTATGGTGCCCCTGCCCCCCGGGGTCCAGCCGCCTCTGCCGCCCGGGGCCCCCCCccctccgccgccgccgccacctgGTTCCGCCGGCATGATGTACGCCCCGCCCCCTCCTCCTCCGCCTCCCATGGACCCTTCTAACTTTGTCACCATGATGGGCATGGGGGTGGCGGGCATGCCGCCCTTCGGGATGCCTCCAGCTCCCCCACCGCCTCCACCACAGAActag
- the SF1 gene encoding splicing factor 1 isoform X10 — protein MEQKTVIPGMPTVIPPGLTREQERAYIVQLQIEDLTRKLRTGDLGIPPNPEDRSPSPEPIYNSEGKRLNTREFRTRKKLEEERHNLITEMVALNPDFKPPADYKPPATRVSDKVMIPQDEYPEINFVGLLIGPRGNTLKNIEKECNAKIMIRGKGSVKEGKVGRKDGQMLPGEDEPLHALVTANTMENVKKAVEQIRNILKQGIETPEDQNDLRKMQLRELARLNGTLREDDNRILRPWQSSETRSITNTTVCTKCGGAGHIASDCKFQRPGDPQSAQDKARMDKEYLSLMAELGEAPVPASAGSASGPAATPLASAPRPAAPANNPPPPSLMSTTQSRPPWMNSGPSENRPYHGMHGGGPGGPGGGPHNFPHPLPSLTGGHGGHPMQHNPNGPPPPWMQPPPPPMNQGPHPPGHHGPPPMDQYLGSTPVGSGVYRLHQGKGMMPPPPMGMMPPPPPPSGQPPPPPSGPLPPWQQQQQQPPPPPPPSSSMASSTPLPWQQRSVPAAVARAMRLRTFRAHW, from the exons ATGGAACAGAAGACGGTGATTCCAGGAATGCCCACAGTCATCCCCCCTGGTCTGACTCGGGAACAGGAAAGAGCTTATATAG TGCAACTACAGATAGAAGACCTGACTCGCAAACTGCGCACAGGAGACCTGGGCATCCCCCCTAACCCTGAGGACAG GTCTCCTTCCCCTGAGCCCATTTATAATAGCGAGGGGAAGCGACTCAACACCAGGGAGTTTCGGACCCGGAAGAAGCTGGAGGAAGAAAGACACAACCTCATCACTGAGATGGTGGCACTCAACCCTGACTTCAAACCACCAGCAGATTACAA ACCTCCAGCAACCCGGGTAAGCGACAAGGTGATGATCCCGCAAGATGAATATCCAGAGATCAACTTTGTGGGGCTCCTGATTGGACCCAG GGGCAACACTTTGAAGAATATCGAGAAAGAGTGCAATGCCAAGATCATGATCCGGGGGAAAGGGTCAGTGAAGGAAGGCAAGGTTGGGCGCAAAGATGGACAGATGCTGCCAGGGGAGGATGAGCCCCTCCATGCCCTAGTAACTGCCAATACCATGGAGAATGTCAAAAAGGCAGTAGAGCAG ATTCGGAACATTCTGAAACAGGGCATTGAAACCCCAGAGGACCAGAACGACCTCCGGAAGATGCAGTTGCGGGAGTTAGCCCGCTTGAATGGCACTCTCCGGGAGGACGACAACAG GATTTTAAGACCGTGGCAGAGCTCTGAGACCCGCAGCATTACAAATACCACCGTCTGCACCAAATGTGGAGGGGCTGGCCACATTGCTTCTGACTGCAAATTCCAAAG gcCTGGTGACCCACAGTCAGCCCAGGACAAAGCCCGCATGGATAAAGAATATCTGTCCCTCATGGCGGAGTTGGGCGAAGCTCCCGTCCCGGCTTCTGCAGGCTCTGCCTCTGGGCCTGCTGCCACCCCCTTGGCCAGCGCGCCTCGACCTGCTGCCCCAGCCAACAACCCGCCACCGCCG TCTCTCATGTCCACCACCCAGAGCCGCCCGCCTTGGATGAACTCCGGCCCCTCGGAGAATCGTCCCTACCACGGAATGCACGGTGGAGGACCTGGTGGCCCCGGAGGTGGACCTCACAACTTTCCCCATCCACTGCCCAGCCTAACGGGTGGGCACGGCGGTCATCCTATGCAGCACAACCCTAATGGGCCCCCACCTCCCTGGATGCAGCCGCCACCACCACCGATGAACCAGGGGCCCCACCCACCTGGGCACCATGGCCCTCCTCCAATGG ATCAGTACCTGGGAAGTACGCCTGTGGGCTCTGGGGTCTATCGCCTACATCAAGGAAAAG GTATGATGCCGCCTCCGCCTATGGGCATgatgccgccgccgccgcctcccaGTGGGCagcccccaccccctccctctGGCCCTCTTCCCCcatggcagcagcagcagcagcagcctccGCCTCCCCCGCCGCCCAGCAGCAGTATGGCTTCCAGTACCCCCTTGCCATGGCAGCAAA GATCCGTCCCCGCGGCGGTGGCCCGCGCCATGCGACTGAGGACTTTCCGCGCCCATTGGTGA
- the SF1 gene encoding splicing factor 1 isoform X9, which produces MEQKTVIPGMPTVIPPGLTREQERAYIVQLQIEDLTRKLRTGDLGIPPNPEDRSPSPEPIYNSEGKRLNTREFRTRKKLEEERHNLITEMVALNPDFKPPADYKPPATRVSDKVMIPQDEYPEINFVGLLIGPRGNTLKNIEKECNAKIMIRGKGSVKEGKVGRKDGQMLPGEDEPLHALVTANTMENVKKAVEQIRNILKQGIETPEDQNDLRKMQLRELARLNGTLREDDNRILRPWQSSETRSITNTTVCTKCGGAGHIASDCKFQRPGDPQSAQDKARMDKEYLSLMAELGEAPVPASAGSASGPAATPLASAPRPAAPANNPPPPSLMSTTQSRPPWMNSGPSENRPYHGMHGGGPGGPGGGPHNFPHPLPSLTGGHGGHPMQHNPNGPPPPWMQPPPPPMNQGPHPPGHHGPPPMVPGKYACGLWGLSPTSRKRYDAASAYGHDAAAAASQWAAPTPSLWPSSPMAAAAAAASASPAAQQQYGFQYPLAMAAKIRPRGGGPRHATEDFPRPLVTLPGRQPQQRPWWTGWFGKAA; this is translated from the exons ATGGAACAGAAGACGGTGATTCCAGGAATGCCCACAGTCATCCCCCCTGGTCTGACTCGGGAACAGGAAAGAGCTTATATAG TGCAACTACAGATAGAAGACCTGACTCGCAAACTGCGCACAGGAGACCTGGGCATCCCCCCTAACCCTGAGGACAG GTCTCCTTCCCCTGAGCCCATTTATAATAGCGAGGGGAAGCGACTCAACACCAGGGAGTTTCGGACCCGGAAGAAGCTGGAGGAAGAAAGACACAACCTCATCACTGAGATGGTGGCACTCAACCCTGACTTCAAACCACCAGCAGATTACAA ACCTCCAGCAACCCGGGTAAGCGACAAGGTGATGATCCCGCAAGATGAATATCCAGAGATCAACTTTGTGGGGCTCCTGATTGGACCCAG GGGCAACACTTTGAAGAATATCGAGAAAGAGTGCAATGCCAAGATCATGATCCGGGGGAAAGGGTCAGTGAAGGAAGGCAAGGTTGGGCGCAAAGATGGACAGATGCTGCCAGGGGAGGATGAGCCCCTCCATGCCCTAGTAACTGCCAATACCATGGAGAATGTCAAAAAGGCAGTAGAGCAG ATTCGGAACATTCTGAAACAGGGCATTGAAACCCCAGAGGACCAGAACGACCTCCGGAAGATGCAGTTGCGGGAGTTAGCCCGCTTGAATGGCACTCTCCGGGAGGACGACAACAG GATTTTAAGACCGTGGCAGAGCTCTGAGACCCGCAGCATTACAAATACCACCGTCTGCACCAAATGTGGAGGGGCTGGCCACATTGCTTCTGACTGCAAATTCCAAAG gcCTGGTGACCCACAGTCAGCCCAGGACAAAGCCCGCATGGATAAAGAATATCTGTCCCTCATGGCGGAGTTGGGCGAAGCTCCCGTCCCGGCTTCTGCAGGCTCTGCCTCTGGGCCTGCTGCCACCCCCTTGGCCAGCGCGCCTCGACCTGCTGCCCCAGCCAACAACCCGCCACCGCCG TCTCTCATGTCCACCACCCAGAGCCGCCCGCCTTGGATGAACTCCGGCCCCTCGGAGAATCGTCCCTACCACGGAATGCACGGTGGAGGACCTGGTGGCCCCGGAGGTGGACCTCACAACTTTCCCCATCCACTGCCCAGCCTAACGGGTGGGCACGGCGGTCATCCTATGCAGCACAACCCTAATGGGCCCCCACCTCCCTGGATGCAGCCGCCACCACCACCGATGAACCAGGGGCCCCACCCACCTGGGCACCATGGCCCTCCTCCAATGG TACCTGGGAAGTACGCCTGTGGGCTCTGGGGTCTATCGCCTACATCAAGGAAAAG GTATGATGCCGCCTCCGCCTATGGGCATgatgccgccgccgccgcctcccaGTGGGCagcccccaccccctccctctGGCCCTCTTCCCCcatggcagcagcagcagcagcagcctccGCCTCCCCCGCCGCCCAGCAGCAGTATGGCTTCCAGTACCCCCTTGCCATGGCAGCAAA GATCCGTCCCCGCGGCGGTGGCCCGCGCCATGCGACTGAGGACTTTCCGCGCCCATTGGTGACCCTTCCGGGGAGACAGCCTCAGCAGCGCCCCTGGTGGACGGGATGGTTCGGCAAGGCAGCCTGA
- the SF1 gene encoding splicing factor 1 isoform X8 — MEQKTVIPGMPTVIPPGLTREQERAYIVQLQIEDLTRKLRTGDLGIPPNPEDRSPSPEPIYNSEGKRLNTREFRTRKKLEEERHNLITEMVALNPDFKPPADYKPPATRVSDKVMIPQDEYPEINFVGLLIGPRGNTLKNIEKECNAKIMIRGKGSVKEGKVGRKDGQMLPGEDEPLHALVTANTMENVKKAVEQIRNILKQGIETPEDQNDLRKMQLRELARLNGTLREDDNRILRPWQSSETRSITNTTVCTKCGGAGHIASDCKFQRPGDPQSAQDKARMDKEYLSLMAELGEAPVPASAGSASGPAATPLASAPRPAAPANNPPPPSLMSTTQSRPPWMNSGPSENRPYHGMHGGGPGGPGGGPHNFPHPLPSLTGGHGGHPMQHNPNGPPPPWMQPPPPPMNQGPHPPGHHGPPPMGKSVPGKYACGLWGLSPTSRKRYDAASAYGHDAAAAASQWAAPTPSLWPSSPMAAAAAAASASPAAQQQYGFQYPLAMAAKIRPRGGGPRHATEDFPRPLVTLPGRQPQQRPWWTGWFGKAA, encoded by the exons ATGGAACAGAAGACGGTGATTCCAGGAATGCCCACAGTCATCCCCCCTGGTCTGACTCGGGAACAGGAAAGAGCTTATATAG TGCAACTACAGATAGAAGACCTGACTCGCAAACTGCGCACAGGAGACCTGGGCATCCCCCCTAACCCTGAGGACAG GTCTCCTTCCCCTGAGCCCATTTATAATAGCGAGGGGAAGCGACTCAACACCAGGGAGTTTCGGACCCGGAAGAAGCTGGAGGAAGAAAGACACAACCTCATCACTGAGATGGTGGCACTCAACCCTGACTTCAAACCACCAGCAGATTACAA ACCTCCAGCAACCCGGGTAAGCGACAAGGTGATGATCCCGCAAGATGAATATCCAGAGATCAACTTTGTGGGGCTCCTGATTGGACCCAG GGGCAACACTTTGAAGAATATCGAGAAAGAGTGCAATGCCAAGATCATGATCCGGGGGAAAGGGTCAGTGAAGGAAGGCAAGGTTGGGCGCAAAGATGGACAGATGCTGCCAGGGGAGGATGAGCCCCTCCATGCCCTAGTAACTGCCAATACCATGGAGAATGTCAAAAAGGCAGTAGAGCAG ATTCGGAACATTCTGAAACAGGGCATTGAAACCCCAGAGGACCAGAACGACCTCCGGAAGATGCAGTTGCGGGAGTTAGCCCGCTTGAATGGCACTCTCCGGGAGGACGACAACAG GATTTTAAGACCGTGGCAGAGCTCTGAGACCCGCAGCATTACAAATACCACCGTCTGCACCAAATGTGGAGGGGCTGGCCACATTGCTTCTGACTGCAAATTCCAAAG gcCTGGTGACCCACAGTCAGCCCAGGACAAAGCCCGCATGGATAAAGAATATCTGTCCCTCATGGCGGAGTTGGGCGAAGCTCCCGTCCCGGCTTCTGCAGGCTCTGCCTCTGGGCCTGCTGCCACCCCCTTGGCCAGCGCGCCTCGACCTGCTGCCCCAGCCAACAACCCGCCACCGCCG TCTCTCATGTCCACCACCCAGAGCCGCCCGCCTTGGATGAACTCCGGCCCCTCGGAGAATCGTCCCTACCACGGAATGCACGGTGGAGGACCTGGTGGCCCCGGAGGTGGACCTCACAACTTTCCCCATCCACTGCCCAGCCTAACGGGTGGGCACGGCGGTCATCCTATGCAGCACAACCCTAATGGGCCCCCACCTCCCTGGATGCAGCCGCCACCACCACCGATGAACCAGGGGCCCCACCCACCTGGGCACCATGGCCCTCCTCCAATGGGTAA ATCAGTACCTGGGAAGTACGCCTGTGGGCTCTGGGGTCTATCGCCTACATCAAGGAAAAG GTATGATGCCGCCTCCGCCTATGGGCATgatgccgccgccgccgcctcccaGTGGGCagcccccaccccctccctctGGCCCTCTTCCCCcatggcagcagcagcagcagcagcctccGCCTCCCCCGCCGCCCAGCAGCAGTATGGCTTCCAGTACCCCCTTGCCATGGCAGCAAA GATCCGTCCCCGCGGCGGTGGCCCGCGCCATGCGACTGAGGACTTTCCGCGCCCATTGGTGACCCTTCCGGGGAGACAGCCTCAGCAGCGCCCCTGGTGGACGGGATGGTTCGGCAAGGCAGCCTGA
- the SF1 gene encoding splicing factor 1 isoform X7, with product MVALNPDFKPPADYKPPATRVSDKVMIPQDEYPEINFVGLLIGPRGNTLKNIEKECNAKIMIRGKGSVKEGKVGRKDGQMLPGEDEPLHALVTANTMENVKKAVEQIRNILKQGIETPEDQNDLRKMQLRELARLNGTLREDDNRILRPWQSSETRSITNTTVCTKCGGAGHIASDCKFQRPGDPQSAQDKARMDKEYLSLMAELGEAPVPASAGSASGPAATPLASAPRPAAPANNPPPPSLMSTTQSRPPWMNSGPSENRPYHGMHGGGPGGPGGGPHNFPHPLPSLTGGHGGHPMQHNPNGPPPPWMQPPPPPMNQGPHPPGHHGPPPMDQYLGSTPVGSGVYRLHQGKGMMPPPPMGMMPPPPPPSGQPPPPPSGPLPPWQQQQQQPPPPPPPSSSMASSTPLPWQQNTTTTTTSAGTGSIPPWQQQQAAAAASPGAPQMQGNPTMVPLPPGVQPPLPPGAPPPPPPPPPGSAGMMYAPPPPPPPPMDPSNFVTMMGMGVAGMPPFGMPPAPPPPPPQN from the exons ATGGTGGCACTCAACCCTGACTTCAAACCACCAGCAGATTACAA ACCTCCAGCAACCCGGGTAAGCGACAAGGTGATGATCCCGCAAGATGAATATCCAGAGATCAACTTTGTGGGGCTCCTGATTGGACCCAG GGGCAACACTTTGAAGAATATCGAGAAAGAGTGCAATGCCAAGATCATGATCCGGGGGAAAGGGTCAGTGAAGGAAGGCAAGGTTGGGCGCAAAGATGGACAGATGCTGCCAGGGGAGGATGAGCCCCTCCATGCCCTAGTAACTGCCAATACCATGGAGAATGTCAAAAAGGCAGTAGAGCAG ATTCGGAACATTCTGAAACAGGGCATTGAAACCCCAGAGGACCAGAACGACCTCCGGAAGATGCAGTTGCGGGAGTTAGCCCGCTTGAATGGCACTCTCCGGGAGGACGACAACAG GATTTTAAGACCGTGGCAGAGCTCTGAGACCCGCAGCATTACAAATACCACCGTCTGCACCAAATGTGGAGGGGCTGGCCACATTGCTTCTGACTGCAAATTCCAAAG gcCTGGTGACCCACAGTCAGCCCAGGACAAAGCCCGCATGGATAAAGAATATCTGTCCCTCATGGCGGAGTTGGGCGAAGCTCCCGTCCCGGCTTCTGCAGGCTCTGCCTCTGGGCCTGCTGCCACCCCCTTGGCCAGCGCGCCTCGACCTGCTGCCCCAGCCAACAACCCGCCACCGCCG TCTCTCATGTCCACCACCCAGAGCCGCCCGCCTTGGATGAACTCCGGCCCCTCGGAGAATCGTCCCTACCACGGAATGCACGGTGGAGGACCTGGTGGCCCCGGAGGTGGACCTCACAACTTTCCCCATCCACTGCCCAGCCTAACGGGTGGGCACGGCGGTCATCCTATGCAGCACAACCCTAATGGGCCCCCACCTCCCTGGATGCAGCCGCCACCACCACCGATGAACCAGGGGCCCCACCCACCTGGGCACCATGGCCCTCCTCCAATGG ATCAGTACCTGGGAAGTACGCCTGTGGGCTCTGGGGTCTATCGCCTACATCAAGGAAAAG GTATGATGCCGCCTCCGCCTATGGGCATgatgccgccgccgccgcctcccaGTGGGCagcccccaccccctccctctGGCCCTCTTCCCCcatggcagcagcagcagcagcagcctccGCCTCCCCCGCCGCCCAGCAGCAGTATGGCTTCCAGTACCCCCTTGCCATGGCAGCAAA ATACGACGACTACCACCACGAGCGCTGGCACAGGGTCCATCCCGCCATGGCAACAGCAGCAGGCGGCTGCCGCAGCTTCTCCAGGAGCCCCTCAGATGCAAGGCAACCCCACTATGGTGCCCCTGCCCCCCGGGGTCCAGCCGCCTCTGCCGCCCGGGGCCCCCCCccctccgccgccgccgccacctgGTTCCGCCGGCATGATGTACGCCCCGCCCCCTCCTCCTCCGCCTCCCATGGACCCTTCTAACTTTGTCACCATGATGGGCATGGGGGTGGCGGGCATGCCGCCCTTCGGGATGCCTCCAGCTCCCCCACCGCCTCCACCACAGAActag